A genomic segment from Bacteroidota bacterium encodes:
- a CDS encoding amidohydrolase has protein sequence MYTSAKRFSFILFALLLLANCTPKTTTQKIDKLLYNATFYTLIDSLPIAEAVAIHEGRIVGVGKKEELLKQFAPDTSEDLKGAFVYPGFIDGHAHFYGLGMFTHRADLTGSKSFEEALMRLQEFAKTNSEPWLLGRGWDQNLWEGKKFPDKTKLDALFPDRPVLLKRVDGHGALANQKALDLAGITSKSVIAGGMVEVKVGKLTGILLDNAVDSVEKAIPQPTDEQVKTYLLKAQEICFANGLTSVVDAGLEKRFIDIIKKLQDEGLLKMRLNVMVSADDAGLDYYLKNGPIKTPLLNVSSFKLYGDGALGSRGACLLQPYSDAPETKGFLLSSPERLTEVINRVAKSKFQLCTHCIGDSANRFVLNAYGAALGENNNRRWRIEHAQVVNRDDIAKYKQFGVLPSMQPTHATSDGVWAVDRLGNERITNAYALKTLMQQNGLIVLGTDFPVEGVSPLETFHAAVKRATYAQLSAKSILIPADSITNEAQWGFQPQDALSRIEALKGITIWSAYGSFEENEKGSMAVGKYADFTVLNKDILTTPALHEAYVLSTWINGMKVFEKK, from the coding sequence ATGTACACCTCTGCAAAACGATTCAGCTTTATACTGTTTGCCTTGCTATTGTTGGCAAATTGCACCCCAAAGACTACAACGCAAAAGATTGATAAGCTACTGTACAATGCTACGTTTTATACGTTGATTGATAGTTTACCTATTGCCGAAGCTGTTGCAATTCATGAGGGAAGAATAGTCGGTGTGGGCAAGAAAGAGGAATTACTTAAACAGTTTGCTCCCGACACTTCTGAAGACTTGAAAGGGGCGTTTGTATACCCCGGCTTTATTGATGGCCACGCCCATTTTTACGGGCTGGGAATGTTTACCCACCGTGCAGACCTAACTGGTAGTAAAAGTTTTGAAGAGGCATTGATGCGCTTACAAGAGTTTGCTAAAACTAATAGCGAGCCTTGGTTGCTCGGTAGAGGTTGGGATCAGAACCTGTGGGAGGGTAAGAAATTTCCTGATAAAACAAAGCTGGATGCGTTGTTTCCTGACAGACCTGTGTTGCTTAAACGTGTGGACGGCCACGGGGCTCTTGCCAACCAAAAAGCACTGGATTTAGCGGGTATTACTTCAAAATCGGTGATTGCGGGAGGGATGGTAGAAGTTAAGGTCGGAAAACTTACGGGTATTTTGCTGGATAACGCGGTAGATTCTGTTGAAAAAGCTATTCCGCAGCCTACGGATGAACAAGTAAAAACATACTTGCTGAAGGCACAGGAGATTTGTTTTGCAAACGGCCTTACCAGTGTAGTGGATGCAGGGCTTGAAAAACGTTTTATTGATATTATTAAGAAGTTGCAGGACGAAGGTTTGCTGAAAATGCGCCTGAATGTGATGGTGAGTGCCGATGATGCTGGATTGGATTATTACCTGAAAAACGGCCCCATAAAAACACCGCTGTTAAATGTAAGTTCATTTAAGTTGTACGGTGATGGGGCTTTAGGTTCACGCGGGGCGTGTTTGTTGCAGCCCTACAGCGATGCTCCTGAAACTAAAGGGTTTTTATTGAGCAGTCCTGAAAGGCTAACGGAGGTAATTAATAGGGTGGCAAAATCTAAGTTTCAGTTGTGTACCCACTGTATCGGCGATTCGGCCAATCGTTTTGTGTTAAACGCTTATGGTGCTGCTTTGGGCGAAAATAATAACCGCCGCTGGCGTATTGAACACGCACAAGTAGTGAATCGTGATGATATTGCCAAATACAAACAGTTTGGGGTATTGCCCAGTATGCAACCTACACACGCAACTTCTGACGGGGTTTGGGCTGTTGATCGTTTGGGCAATGAACGCATCACCAATGCCTATGCTTTAAAAACGTTGATGCAGCAAAACGGTTTAATTGTATTGGGTACAGATTTTCCCGTAGAAGGAGTTAGTCCGCTAGAGACATTTCATGCAGCTGTGAAACGAGCTACATATGCTCAGCTTTCTGCTAAATCAATCCTTATACCTGCTGATAGTATTACCAACGAGGCGCAATGGGGTTTCCAGCCGCAGGATGCGCTGAGCAGAATAGAAGCACTAAAAGGCATTACCATTTGGTCGGCGTACGGCAGTTTTGAAGAAAACGAAAAGGGTAGCATGGCGGTAGGCAAATATGCCGACTTTACCGTCCTGAATAAGGATATTTTAACCACTCCGGCCTTGCACGAAGCATACGTTCTATCCACTTGGATAAACGGAATGAAGGTATTTGAAAAGAAGTAG